The following are encoded together in the Bradyrhizobium genosp. L genome:
- a CDS encoding Crp/Fnr family transcriptional regulator produces MSAVARPPNRLLHALPAADYAQLHPLLETVELTKETVLADAGAPVQRVYLPHSGVVSLMVNLSDGQSVEIATIGRDSIVGASAALYARPLLADAIVVVPGTASVLRAEDFREIVDRSAAFRTLVALYEQALMAQTQQSVACNVSHPVEARLSRWLLRARDLCGSEALPLTQEMLAQMIGVRRNAVSIVAHGFQQAGILRYSRGHIEITDTDGLRKAACECYGTVRLHAEQLIGPED; encoded by the coding sequence ATGTCTGCGGTAGCACGTCCGCCCAATCGTCTGTTGCATGCGCTTCCCGCTGCGGATTACGCGCAACTTCATCCGCTTCTCGAAACCGTCGAGTTGACCAAGGAAACAGTGCTGGCCGACGCCGGCGCGCCGGTGCAGCGGGTCTACCTGCCGCACAGCGGCGTGGTCTCGCTGATGGTCAATCTGTCCGACGGGCAGTCGGTCGAGATCGCCACGATCGGACGCGACAGCATTGTCGGCGCGTCGGCTGCGCTTTATGCACGGCCGCTGCTCGCGGACGCCATCGTCGTGGTGCCGGGCACCGCTTCGGTGTTGCGGGCGGAAGATTTCCGCGAGATCGTGGATCGCAGCGCCGCCTTCCGGACCCTGGTCGCTCTTTATGAGCAGGCGCTGATGGCGCAGACGCAACAATCGGTCGCCTGCAACGTCTCGCATCCGGTGGAGGCGCGGCTGTCGCGCTGGCTGCTGCGCGCGCGCGATCTTTGCGGCAGCGAGGCGTTGCCGCTGACCCAGGAGATGCTGGCGCAGATGATCGGTGTCCGACGCAACGCGGTCTCGATCGTCGCACATGGCTTTCAGCAGGCCGGCATCCTGCGCTACAGCCGCGGGCATATCGAAATCACCGACACCGACGGCCTGCGGAAGGCGGCCTGCGAGTGCTACGGGACGGTCAGGCTGCACGCCGAGCAATTGATCGGGCCGGAGGATTGA
- a CDS encoding flagellin, with protein MSGIVLSSSVRQNLLSLQSTADLLATTQNRLSTGKKVNTALDNPTNFFTAQSLDNRASDINNLLDGIGNGVQVLQSANTGITSLQKLVDSAKSVANQALQAAVGYSAKSSFTTDPIAGATTDNLLGTSAAASNAVLTGSSALATLDLTAASTDLTFKVNSQTVTLAKGSSYTATQIKDAINTQVGTSAKVAATLDGSGKLVLTSTNTAGASDAVTVDTFSSGDATQLGFPAGASATASGSAGGSPLDGLTLTIGATGNGTATSITFGTGSGKVKSLNDLNNALAGNNLQASLSATGALTISTTNDAASATIGTVGGTAADTGKLFNGKTGSTPVQDPTGLTNRANLVNQYNNILDQITTTAQDASYNGINLLNGDQLKLTFNETGSSTLKIQGVTFDASGLNLTKLTAGTDFIDNASANATLKTLNSASGLLRTQASTLGSNLSIVQIRQDFSKNLINVLQTGSSNLTLADTNEEAANSQALSTRQSIAVSALALANQSQQSVLQLLR; from the coding sequence ATGTCCGGCATCGTCCTCTCGTCATCGGTCCGTCAGAATCTGCTTTCGCTGCAGTCGACCGCCGATCTCCTCGCCACCACGCAGAACCGTTTGTCGACCGGCAAGAAGGTCAACACTGCTCTCGACAATCCGACCAACTTCTTCACCGCGCAGTCGCTCGACAACCGCGCCAGCGACATCAACAACCTGCTCGACGGCATCGGCAACGGCGTCCAGGTGCTGCAGTCCGCCAACACCGGCATCACCTCGCTGCAGAAGCTGGTCGACAGCGCCAAGTCGGTCGCCAACCAGGCGCTGCAGGCGGCGGTCGGCTATTCGGCGAAGTCGTCGTTCACGACCGACCCGATCGCCGGCGCGACCACCGACAACCTGCTTGGCACCTCGGCTGCTGCGAGCAACGCCGTTCTGACCGGCTCGTCCGCGCTCGCCACGCTCGACCTGACGGCGGCCTCGACCGACCTGACCTTCAAGGTCAACTCCCAGACCGTCACGCTGGCGAAGGGCTCGTCCTACACCGCGACCCAGATCAAGGATGCGATCAACACCCAGGTCGGCACCAGCGCCAAGGTCGCCGCCACGCTCGATGGTTCCGGCAAGCTGGTTCTGACCAGCACCAACACCGCGGGCGCTTCGGACGCGGTCACCGTCGACACCTTCAGCTCCGGCGATGCGACGCAGCTCGGCTTCCCGGCCGGCGCTTCGGCGACCGCCAGCGGCTCCGCCGGCGGCAGCCCGCTCGACGGCCTCACGCTGACCATCGGCGCGACCGGCAATGGCACCGCCACCAGCATCACTTTCGGCACCGGCAGCGGCAAGGTGAAGTCGCTCAACGATCTGAACAACGCGCTCGCGGGCAACAACCTGCAGGCCTCGCTCAGCGCAACCGGCGCGCTCACCATCAGCACCACCAACGATGCCGCCTCGGCGACCATCGGCACGGTCGGTGGCACCGCGGCCGATACCGGCAAGCTGTTCAACGGCAAGACCGGCAGCACTCCGGTGCAGGACCCGACTGGGCTGACGAACCGCGCCAACCTGGTCAACCAGTACAATAACATCCTGGATCAGATCACCACGACCGCCCAGGACGCGTCGTACAACGGCATCAACCTGCTCAATGGCGATCAGCTCAAGCTGACCTTCAACGAGACGGGCTCCTCGACGCTGAAGATCCAGGGCGTGACCTTCGACGCTTCCGGCCTCAACCTGACCAAGCTGACCGCCGGAACGGACTTCATCGACAACGCTTCGGCCAACGCCACGCTGAAGACGCTCAACTCGGCGAGCGGCCTGCTGCGTACCCAGGCGTCGACCCTCGGTTCGAACCTGTCGATCGTGCAGATCCGTCAGGACTTCTCGAAGAACCTGATCAACGTACTGCAGACCGGCTCGTCCAACCTGACGCTGGCCGACACCAACGAGGAAGCGGCGAACAGCCAGGCGCTGTCGACCCGTCAGTCGATCGCGGTGTCCGCGCTGGCGCTCGCCAACCAGTCGCAGCAGAGCGTTCTGCAGCTGCTCCGTTAA
- a CDS encoding hybrid sensor histidine kinase/response regulator — MDDLLREFLTESSESLDTVDNQLVQFEQDPNNAKILDNIFRLVHTIKGTCGFLGLPRLEALAHAGETLMGKFRDGMPVKAEAVTLILSSIDRIKEILAGLEATEAEPEGNDRDLIDQLEAMVERGMAAMAAAEEVPVVEAPSMQPAMTEGTLVVQTLERPLRPGEVSLDELERAFRETETEAAAPAPPPVAKPAAPVAEAAPTEAAKKPVRKTAAESEVQEGDKIANQSIRVNVDTLEHLMTMVSELVLTRNQLLEISRRNEDTEFKVPLQRLSNVTAELQEGVMKTRMQPIGNAWQKLPRIVRDLSGELGKQIELEMHGADTELDRQVLDLIKDPLTHMVRNSADHGLETPAERVASGKGEQGTIRLSAYHEGGHIIICIADNGRGLNTERIKAKALQNGLVSEAELEKMTEAQIHKFIFAPGFSTAAQVTSVSGRGVGMDVVRTNIDQIGGTIDIKSVAGEGASVTIKIPLTLAIVSALIVEAGGDRFAIPQLSVVELVRARANSEHRIERIKDTAVLRLRNKLLPLIHLKKLLKIDDGATTDAENGFIVVTQVGSQTFGIVVDGVFHTEEIVVKPMSTKLRHIDMFSGNTILGDGAVIMIIDPNGIAKALGAAGSSAHDMADDSAAAHANGGEQLTSLLVFRAGNHQPKAVPLSLVTRLEEIAADKIELSNGRYMVQYREQLMPLVQMAGVQVQTQGSQPILVFADDGRSMGLVVDEIIDIVEERLNIEVAGSQDGILGSAVIKGQATEVIDVGHFLPMAFADWFSRKEMRPSMSAQSVLLVDDSAFFRNMLAPVLKAAGYRVRTAPNAQEGLAALRSGQSFDVVLTDIEMPEMNGFEFAESIRSDHNLTGMPIIALSAMISPAAIERGRQAGFHDYVAKFDRPGLIAALKEQTAELSRAA, encoded by the coding sequence ATGGACGATCTGTTGCGCGAGTTCCTGACGGAGAGCAGCGAGAGCCTGGATACGGTCGACAATCAGCTGGTGCAGTTCGAGCAGGATCCGAACAACGCGAAGATCCTGGATAATATTTTTAGGCTTGTACACACCATCAAGGGCACCTGCGGTTTCCTGGGATTGCCGCGGCTGGAAGCACTTGCCCATGCCGGCGAGACCTTGATGGGCAAATTCCGCGACGGCATGCCGGTCAAGGCAGAGGCGGTGACGCTGATCCTGTCCTCGATCGATCGCATCAAGGAGATTTTGGCGGGCCTCGAGGCGACCGAGGCCGAGCCCGAGGGCAACGATCGCGACCTGATCGATCAGCTGGAGGCGATGGTCGAGCGCGGCATGGCAGCCATGGCGGCCGCTGAAGAAGTGCCTGTCGTCGAAGCCCCGTCGATGCAGCCGGCGATGACCGAAGGCACGCTGGTGGTGCAGACCCTGGAGCGTCCGCTGCGTCCAGGCGAGGTCTCGCTCGACGAGCTCGAGCGCGCCTTCCGCGAGACCGAGACCGAAGCGGCCGCGCCGGCCCCGCCGCCGGTGGCAAAACCCGCCGCGCCCGTTGCCGAGGCCGCGCCCACCGAGGCCGCCAAGAAGCCGGTCCGCAAGACGGCCGCCGAGAGCGAGGTCCAGGAAGGCGACAAGATCGCCAACCAGTCGATCCGGGTCAATGTCGACACCCTCGAACACCTCATGACCATGGTCTCCGAGCTGGTCTTGACCCGCAACCAGCTGCTCGAGATCTCCCGCCGCAACGAGGACACCGAGTTCAAGGTGCCGCTGCAGCGCCTCTCCAACGTCACCGCCGAGCTGCAGGAGGGCGTCATGAAGACGCGCATGCAGCCGATCGGCAATGCCTGGCAGAAGCTGCCCCGCATCGTCCGCGACCTCTCCGGCGAACTCGGCAAGCAGATCGAGCTCGAGATGCACGGCGCCGACACCGAGCTCGACCGCCAGGTGCTCGACCTGATCAAGGATCCGCTGACGCACATGGTGCGCAACTCCGCCGATCACGGCCTGGAGACCCCGGCCGAGCGGGTCGCGAGCGGCAAGGGCGAGCAGGGCACCATCCGGCTGTCCGCCTATCACGAGGGCGGCCACATCATCATCTGCATCGCCGACAATGGAAGAGGGCTCAACACCGAGCGGATCAAGGCCAAGGCGCTCCAGAACGGTCTCGTCAGCGAGGCCGAACTGGAGAAGATGACCGAGGCCCAGATCCACAAGTTCATCTTCGCGCCGGGCTTCTCCACCGCAGCGCAGGTGACCTCGGTGTCCGGCCGCGGCGTCGGCATGGACGTGGTGCGCACCAATATCGACCAGATCGGCGGCACCATCGACATCAAGAGCGTGGCCGGCGAGGGCGCCAGTGTCACCATCAAGATCCCGCTCACCCTGGCGATCGTCTCGGCTTTGATCGTGGAAGCCGGCGGCGACCGCTTTGCGATCCCGCAATTGTCTGTGGTCGAGCTGGTGCGGGCCCGCGCCAACTCCGAGCACCGCATCGAGCGGATCAAGGACACCGCGGTCTTGCGGTTGCGCAACAAGCTGCTGCCGCTGATCCATCTCAAGAAGCTGCTCAAGATCGACGACGGCGCCACCACCGACGCCGAGAACGGCTTTATCGTCGTGACGCAAGTCGGCAGCCAGACCTTCGGCATCGTGGTCGACGGCGTGTTCCACACCGAGGAGATCGTGGTCAAGCCGATGTCCACGAAGCTGCGCCACATCGACATGTTCTCCGGCAATACCATCCTGGGCGATGGCGCCGTGATCATGATCATCGACCCCAACGGGATCGCCAAGGCGCTGGGCGCCGCCGGCTCCTCCGCCCATGACATGGCCGATGACAGCGCCGCTGCGCACGCCAATGGCGGCGAGCAGCTGACCTCGCTGCTGGTGTTCCGCGCCGGCAATCACCAGCCCAAGGCGGTGCCGCTCAGCCTCGTCACCCGGCTGGAGGAGATTGCGGCCGACAAGATCGAGCTCAGTAACGGCCGCTACATGGTGCAGTACCGCGAGCAGCTGATGCCGCTGGTGCAGATGGCCGGCGTCCAGGTGCAGACCCAAGGCTCGCAGCCGATCCTGGTGTTCGCCGATGACGGCCGCTCGATGGGGCTCGTGGTCGACGAGATCATCGACATCGTCGAGGAGCGCCTCAACATCGAGGTCGCAGGCAGCCAGGACGGCATTCTGGGCTCGGCCGTGATCAAGGGCCAGGCCACCGAGGTGATCGACGTCGGCCACTTCCTGCCGATGGCGTTTGCCGACTGGTTCTCGCGCAAGGAGATGCGCCCGTCGATGTCGGCGCAGTCGGTGCTGCTGGTCGACGACAGTGCCTTCTTCCGCAACATGCTGGCGCCGGTGCTGAAGGCCGCCGGCTACCGGGTACGGACCGCGCCGAACGCCCAGGAGGGCCTCGCCGCGCTGCGCTCGGGGCAAAGCTTCGACGTGGTGCTGACCGACATCGAGATGCCCGAGATGAACGGGTTCGAGTTCGCCGAGAGCATCCGCTCCGACCACAATCTCACGGGCATGCCGATCATCGCGCTGTCGGCGATGATCTCGCCGGCGGCAATCGAGCGCGGCCGGCAGGCCGGCTTCCATGACTACGTGGCAAAATTCGATCGTCCCGGGCTGATCGCGGCGCTGAAAGAGCAGACCGCCGAACTGAGCCGGGCGGCCTAA
- a CDS encoding chemotaxis protein CheW, whose amino-acid sequence MTSKTETTEGAMSEYVTAVIGGQLFGLPISRVQDVFMPERLTRVPLASSEIAGVLNLRGRIVTVVDMRARLGLPKADDGQPPMAVGVDQRGESYGLLIDQIGEVLRLPDASREDNPVNLDPRMAKLAGGVHRLDGQLMVVLDVDRVLELVPKTAAAA is encoded by the coding sequence ATGACCAGCAAGACCGAAACCACCGAAGGCGCGATGTCCGAATACGTCACCGCCGTGATCGGCGGGCAGCTATTTGGCTTGCCGATCTCCCGTGTCCAGGACGTCTTCATGCCGGAGCGGCTGACGCGGGTTCCGCTGGCCTCCAGCGAGATCGCCGGCGTGCTCAACCTGCGCGGCCGCATCGTCACCGTGGTCGACATGCGGGCCCGGCTCGGGCTGCCCAAGGCCGATGACGGCCAGCCGCCGATGGCGGTCGGCGTCGACCAGCGCGGTGAATCCTATGGCCTGCTGATCGACCAGATCGGCGAGGTGCTGCGGCTGCCCGATGCCAGCCGCGAGGACAACCCGGTCAATCTCGATCCGCGGATGGCCAAGCTCGCCGGCGGCGTCCACCGCCTCGACGGCCAGCTCATGGTCGTGCTCGACGTCGATCGCGTGCTCGAATTGGTGCCAAAAACGGCTGCTGCAGCTTAA
- a CDS encoding response regulator, which produces MKTCLVVDDSGVVRKIARRILEGVHFTVIEAEDGEKALEACKRALPDAVLLDWNMPVMDGFEFLVQLRRMPGGDAPKVVFCTTENGIDHISRALHAGANEYIMKPFDKDIVVAKFQEVGLLALDATEA; this is translated from the coding sequence ATGAAGACATGTCTTGTCGTCGATGATTCCGGTGTGGTGCGCAAGATCGCCCGCCGCATCCTCGAGGGAGTTCATTTCACCGTCATCGAAGCCGAAGACGGCGAGAAGGCGCTCGAGGCGTGCAAGCGCGCGCTGCCTGACGCCGTGCTGCTCGACTGGAACATGCCGGTGATGGACGGCTTCGAATTCCTGGTCCAGCTGCGCCGCATGCCCGGTGGCGATGCGCCGAAAGTGGTGTTCTGCACCACCGAGAACGGCATCGACCATATCTCGCGCGCGCTGCATGCCGGCGCCAACGAGTACATCATGAAGCCGTTCGACAAGGACATTGTCGTCGCAAAATTCCAGGAAGTGGGCCTGCTCGCGCTCGACGCGACCGAAGCCTGA
- a CDS encoding CheR family methyltransferase codes for MTPPDYEYLRKLFKDHSGLDLSSDKQYLIESRLLPLARKCGLAGIPDLLAKMRAGSSQHIVQAVEAMTTNETFFFRDKVPFDHFRDTIMPNVLKARAARRSIRIWCAAGSTGQEPYSLAMCLKEMAAALAGWRVEITATDLSQEVLEKAKAGIYSQFEVQRGLPIQMLVKHFKQTGEFWQVNPELRAMVQHRQLNLLHDFSQLGTFDVIFCRNVLIYFDQDTKINVFNRLARSMEADGFLVLGAAETVVGLTDTFKPVADRRGLYRPSGVRGAGAAMPRIAAVAGF; via the coding sequence GTGACGCCCCCTGACTACGAGTATCTGCGTAAGCTGTTCAAGGACCATTCCGGTCTCGATCTGTCCTCGGACAAGCAATATCTGATCGAGAGCCGCCTGCTGCCGCTGGCGCGCAAATGCGGCCTCGCCGGCATCCCCGACCTGTTGGCGAAAATGCGGGCCGGCTCGTCCCAGCACATCGTCCAGGCGGTCGAGGCGATGACCACCAACGAGACCTTCTTCTTCCGCGACAAGGTCCCGTTCGATCATTTCCGCGACACCATCATGCCCAACGTGCTGAAGGCGCGCGCTGCGCGGCGCAGCATTCGGATCTGGTGCGCTGCCGGCTCGACCGGCCAGGAGCCTTATTCGCTGGCGATGTGCCTGAAGGAGATGGCCGCCGCGCTCGCCGGCTGGCGGGTCGAGATAACAGCGACCGATCTGTCGCAGGAGGTGCTGGAGAAGGCGAAGGCCGGCATCTACAGCCAGTTCGAGGTGCAGCGCGGACTGCCGATCCAGATGCTGGTCAAGCACTTCAAGCAGACCGGAGAATTCTGGCAGGTCAATCCGGAATTGCGCGCGATGGTGCAGCACCGCCAGCTCAATCTGCTGCACGATTTTTCGCAGCTCGGCACCTTCGACGTGATCTTCTGCCGCAACGTGCTGATCTATTTCGACCAGGACACCAAGATCAACGTCTTCAACCGTCTGGCACGATCGATGGAGGCCGACGGCTTCCTGGTGCTCGGCGCTGCCGAGACGGTGGTCGGCCTGACCGACACCTTCAAGCCTGTCGCCGACCGCCGCGGCCTGTACCGGCCGAGCGGAGTGCGGGGCGCCGGTGCTGCGATGCCCAGGATCGCCGCGGTGGCGGGGTTTTGA
- a CDS encoding PilZ domain-containing protein translates to MTEDGGRLVERVTFSRGFDVCIMAIDGTWRRDCVLNAVSDNDAALTVEGSIQGLNLKEFFLLLSSTGLAYRRCELVRVNGTEMDITFLKGKPGRKRPAAGETERIVA, encoded by the coding sequence ATGACCGAGGACGGCGGCAGGCTCGTCGAGCGCGTCACCTTCAGCCGGGGCTTCGACGTCTGCATCATGGCGATCGACGGTACCTGGCGGCGCGACTGCGTGCTCAACGCCGTCTCGGACAATGACGCCGCCCTCACGGTCGAGGGTTCCATCCAGGGGCTCAATCTGAAGGAATTCTTCCTGCTGCTGTCGTCGACCGGGCTGGCCTATCGCCGCTGCGAGCTGGTGCGCGTCAACGGCACCGAGATGGACATCACCTTCCTCAAGGGCAAGCCGGGCAGGAAGCGGCCGGCCGCGGGTGAGACCGAACGGATCGTGGCCTGA
- a CDS encoding response regulator transcription factor: protein MAESGAPRGEIFVVDDDPAVRETLSVVLSTAGYKVICFADGAALLSVARSRTPACILLDVHIPGKSGLDILRELHGEDYPAPIFMISGQGDIAMAVSAIKNGALDFIEKPFRGNEIVSRLNEAIDAYTRRRSESSASRIAALHFPGREPLTRREREVLEQFTAGASNKEAGRQLGISPRTIEDHRANIMKKLGARNAADLVRIVMTAQRQA from the coding sequence ATGGCTGAGAGTGGGGCTCCCCGCGGGGAGATTTTCGTAGTCGACGACGATCCTGCCGTTCGCGAGACGCTGTCAGTCGTTCTGTCGACAGCCGGCTACAAGGTGATCTGCTTTGCAGATGGCGCCGCGCTGCTCTCCGTCGCGCGCTCCAGGACGCCGGCCTGCATCCTGCTCGACGTGCATATTCCCGGAAAATCCGGCCTCGATATCCTGCGAGAACTTCACGGCGAGGATTATCCGGCGCCGATCTTCATGATCTCGGGGCAGGGCGACATCGCAATGGCGGTCAGCGCCATCAAGAACGGCGCGCTGGATTTCATCGAGAAACCGTTCCGCGGCAACGAGATCGTCAGCCGGCTGAACGAGGCGATCGACGCCTACACCAGGCGCCGCAGCGAGAGCTCGGCGTCGCGCATCGCCGCCCTGCACTTCCCCGGCCGCGAACCCTTGACGCGCAGGGAGCGCGAGGTGCTCGAGCAGTTCACCGCCGGCGCCTCCAACAAGGAAGCCGGGCGGCAGCTCGGCATCAGCCCGCGCACGATCGAGGACCATCGCGCCAACATCATGAAGAAGCTCGGCGCGCGCAACGCCGCCGATCTCGTCCGCATCGTGATGACGGCGCAGCGCCAAGCCTGA
- the araD gene encoding L-arabinonate dehydratase, with product MTSKNKTPDQLRSARWFAPDDLRAFGHRSRAMQMGYAPEEWRDRPVIAILNTWSDAQPCHMHFKSRVDDVKRGVLMAGGFPIELPALSLSESLLKPTTMLYRNMLAMDAEELLRGHPVDGVVLMGGCDKTTPGLLLGATSMNLPAIYLPAGPMLRGNWKGRTLGSGSDAWKYWDERRAGKISDKDWVDMEAGIARSYGTCMTMGTASTMTAIAEAIGMTLPGASSIPAADANHIRMSSEAGRRIVEMVWEDLTPQKIQTRRAYQNAITVAMAMGCSTNAIIHLIAQARRAGQDISLDDFEIASRKVPVIANVRPSGDLYLMEDFFYAGGLPGLMSRIKEHLHLDCITVTGKTLGENIAGAEVHNDDVIRTVQNPIYKEGALAVLKGNLAPDGCVIKPSACDPRFLKHTGPALVFDDYPDMKKAVDDPDLDVTADHVLILRNAGPQGGPGMPEWGMLPIPTKLVKQGVRDMVRLSDARMSGTSYGACILHVSPEAYIGGPLALVRNGDRITLDVAARTINLDVSEAELAKRRAEWKQPERRFERGYGWMFSKHIKQANEGCDFDFLETGFGKPVGEPSIY from the coding sequence ATGACGAGCAAGAACAAGACTCCCGATCAACTGCGCAGCGCGCGCTGGTTTGCGCCCGACGATCTCAGGGCCTTCGGCCATCGCTCGCGCGCGATGCAGATGGGCTACGCGCCGGAGGAGTGGCGCGACCGGCCGGTGATCGCGATCCTCAACACCTGGTCGGACGCGCAACCCTGCCACATGCACTTCAAGAGCCGGGTCGACGACGTCAAGCGCGGCGTGCTGATGGCCGGCGGCTTTCCGATCGAGCTGCCGGCGCTGTCGCTGTCGGAATCGCTGCTGAAGCCGACCACGATGCTCTACCGCAACATGCTGGCGATGGACGCCGAGGAATTGCTGCGCGGCCACCCCGTCGACGGCGTCGTGCTGATGGGCGGCTGTGACAAGACCACGCCGGGACTGCTGTTAGGCGCCACCAGCATGAACCTGCCCGCGATCTATCTGCCGGCCGGGCCGATGCTGCGCGGCAACTGGAAGGGCAGGACGCTGGGCTCAGGCTCCGACGCCTGGAAATACTGGGATGAGCGTCGCGCAGGGAAAATCTCCGACAAAGACTGGGTCGACATGGAGGCCGGCATCGCGCGCAGCTACGGCACCTGCATGACCATGGGCACGGCTTCGACCATGACCGCGATCGCGGAAGCGATCGGCATGACACTGCCCGGCGCCTCCTCGATCCCGGCGGCCGACGCCAACCACATCCGCATGAGCTCGGAGGCCGGACGCCGCATCGTCGAGATGGTGTGGGAGGATCTGACGCCGCAGAAGATCCAGACCCGCAGAGCCTATCAGAACGCGATCACGGTCGCGATGGCGATGGGCTGCTCGACCAATGCGATCATTCATCTGATCGCGCAGGCGCGCCGCGCCGGCCAGGACATCTCGCTCGATGATTTCGAGATCGCGAGCCGCAAGGTGCCCGTGATCGCCAATGTACGGCCGAGCGGCGACCTCTATCTGATGGAGGATTTCTTCTATGCCGGCGGGCTGCCCGGCCTGATGAGCCGGATCAAAGAGCATCTGCATCTCGACTGCATCACGGTGACCGGCAAGACTCTCGGCGAGAACATCGCCGGCGCCGAGGTCCACAATGACGACGTCATCCGCACCGTCCAGAATCCGATCTACAAGGAGGGCGCGCTCGCGGTGCTGAAGGGCAACCTCGCGCCCGACGGCTGCGTGATCAAGCCGTCTGCCTGCGATCCGCGCTTCCTCAAGCACACCGGTCCGGCGCTGGTGTTCGACGATTATCCTGACATGAAGAAGGCGGTCGATGATCCCGATCTCGACGTCACGGCCGATCACGTGCTGATCCTGCGCAATGCCGGCCCGCAGGGCGGCCCGGGCATGCCCGAATGGGGCATGCTGCCGATCCCGACCAAGCTCGTGAAGCAGGGCGTGCGCGACATGGTGCGGCTGTCGGACGCGCGGATGAGCGGCACCAGCTACGGCGCCTGCATCCTGCACGTCTCGCCGGAAGCCTATATCGGCGGCCCGCTGGCGCTGGTGCGGAACGGCGACCGCATCACCCTCGATGTCGCCGCGCGCACCATCAATCTCGATGTGTCGGAGGCCGAATTGGCAAAGCGTCGCGCGGAATGGAAGCAGCCGGAGCGGCGCTTCGAGCGCGGCTATGGCTGGATGTTCTCGAAACACATCAAGCAGGCCAATGAGGGCTGCGACTTCGATTTCCTCGAGACCGGCTTTGGCAAGCCGGTCGGAGAGCCGTCGATTTACTAG
- a CDS encoding ribonuclease activity regulator RraA, translating into MSKLSDTTRNRLKSVSTATVATALFKRGLRIQMVQDVHPLSADQPTMVGEAFTLRYMPAREDLNTIDVFRDRAHPQRKAIEDCPVGAVLVMDSRKDARAASAGAILVTRLMKRGCAGVVTDGGFRDSAEIARLGFPAFHHRPSAPTNLTLHQAIEINVPIGCGDAPVFPGDVILGDADGVIVIPAHLADEIASETFEMTAFEDFVTEQVQNGRGIFGLYPATDEQTMKDFAAWRKTKER; encoded by the coding sequence ATGTCAAAACTCAGCGACACCACCCGCAACAGGCTGAAATCCGTCTCCACCGCCACCGTCGCCACCGCGCTGTTCAAGCGCGGCTTGCGCATTCAGATGGTTCAGGATGTGCATCCTCTGAGCGCCGACCAGCCGACCATGGTCGGGGAGGCCTTCACGCTGCGCTACATGCCGGCGCGCGAGGATCTCAACACGATCGACGTCTTCCGCGACCGCGCGCATCCGCAGCGCAAGGCGATCGAGGACTGCCCGGTCGGCGCCGTGCTGGTGATGGACAGCCGCAAGGACGCGCGCGCAGCGTCCGCCGGCGCGATCCTGGTGACGCGGCTGATGAAGCGCGGCTGCGCCGGCGTCGTCACCGACGGCGGTTTTCGCGACTCGGCCGAGATCGCACGGCTCGGCTTCCCGGCCTTCCACCACCGCCCGAGCGCGCCGACCAATTTGACGCTGCATCAGGCGATCGAGATCAACGTGCCGATCGGCTGCGGCGACGCGCCGGTGTTCCCCGGCGACGTGATCCTCGGCGATGCCGACGGCGTCATCGTGATTCCCGCGCATCTCGCCGACGAGATCGCCAGTGAGACCTTCGAGATGACCGCGTTCGAGGATTTCGTCACCGAGCAGGTCCAGAACGGCCGCGGCATCTTCGGGCTCTATCCGGCAACGGACGAGCAGACGATGAAGGATTTTGCGGCCTGGCGAAAAACGAAGGAACGGTAG